AATCAAATATCGACTTATTTGCTGTTATATTAGAAATGAAACTGAGTTTGGTACCTGCAGGAACAAGTTTGAAAACACACGGTTTCTTTTGTGTCCCAACAGAATTTTTTCCCCAACAGAGTATTGTTCCATAGTCACCATCTGCTCTTGGTGAGAATGTAGCTATgcttcttgtttctttattttcaaatgttgtaaCATCTAAAACCTCCTTCGTATTGTTGAATCTCCACTGAAATTTCACATCAGTCGGATCGGCTGCGACAtcgcaaaatatttttacagtctCGTGGCGGGCGGCCCCATAGATAGATTTTTGGCTGTTTCTGCATACTGGCGCAACTGCAAAAATTAGCAGTTTACTCTGTGTGTCCAGATGACAAGGAGTAACTTATGAAAGCAAATAGACACATATTTTTTCTATGATAGACAAATGAAGGATggacttattattatatatatcagttttatatattttcccaGTTTCTAGGCGTCTTCTTCAAAtcagtataaaatttattttttatatgatttttcAATACTTTATAACCTAGCTGGTGCTTATTTGTTACTGAAGGGTTTGTCGAGTATTTCAAATACGCGATTCTAAGTCAGATTTCTTTGCACTTTTTTGTTAGCatttgatagtttaattatttaagcCTGAAACAAGCAGTAtgtacaaacacacatatatatatatattcgtaattggtaaatattaataattcaaaagTTTGAGCATACCGActctttgtttaataaaacagtttagatATTGCACAAATCAACCGAATGGACTGATCTCATCATTGCGAAATCCTAAAACTATAAATCTgagaataatattaaacacattcaaATAACAATTATATGCCcctcgctgatacagcggtaagtacacggatttataacgctaacgTTAAGCGTTCGATTCCACTCGATggcctcagcagatagaccgatgcaGCTGtgttatgagaaaacacacataaaaataaataaacacgagAAACAATTAAATACATAGTGATTTAATCAAAAATAACTCCTTTCATGACCAGATATAATCTTAGAAGACATTTCTATCTCTTAAGAGGCTATTGTACAACCGtcacaaaataaatgaattttattaaGCTTATAACAAACCACAAAAAGTTTTACTATAACCATGTTATATACGTTTTCgctaattttgtatttttgagcATATCATATTACTATGAAACCTAAAATCTATGACTTATGTTTAAGTCATATTACATTTTCTCGCATGGTGTTGTTTTCTCAAAATTTTTCTTgaagtttaaagatatttttacttttatctttataaaataagagctaattaataatgttatcagAGGCTTCGAATAACACtgagttatacatatatattttaaccaaTTTTCCTCATGTAACGTCATTCTGTACTTCAACATAAATTAGGTATTTGTACGTTATAAGAAAGCATACCTGTGTAAATCAATTATGATTAAAATTGGATTCCTTTAAACAAAATCTGTGTTCATAATGATCCTGTTATCACTTAGCTTTGGACAGTAAGTAACGCTTTGGTAGTTGAAATGTAGAATTATTTATGTGTTGCTGGAGTCATCCTTCCACAAGATAAGAAAATGCTAAGCTTCTGTCACACATCAATTCAATCTAATAAATATAGGTATACGTCTAgtaattgaataattaatttagatttaatttaaGTAGTTTCTTATCACTGTTTACTTTCAAGCTggtaaaattggaaaaaaattaaaataatctaaatgcgcagccccccgctagtacagctgtatgtctccggatttacaacgctaaaatcaggggctcgattcccctcggtgggctcagcagatagcccgttgtggctttgctataagaaaacatacactaaATGCGCAACCGATATTAACTGGGTTGATATCACGagattcatttattaatttctctATGTGTTGCTCTCTTTAGATGAACACAGACAGCTGTTACAAATTGTAAATAAAGTATGTATTTTGGAGTAGCAAGATTAATATTGACTTGGTAACTTATAATTATTCTTGGTCGATCATCAAATAAAATCTGTCCTGGGTTGAATTTGTCAGACGGTTTCTTGACTTTAACTTCATTACTCCAGCTATTTTGTTCGTTAAAATTGTCATCGATTCTTTTATTTCGGGGCAAGAGTTAACTCTGTGATATAACCTTGGATTTCGGTACTTGTGCGATGGGTTGGAAGTCGtgtaatatcacaaaatatttcccTCACTTTAAGATTGGGTGCGTTATTAAAATGATAGTTAATCTCTTAGGGCGGATGTTGGATTTATACTTCTGCTGAATGGCTGCTTTCTTTACGATCATtagttgaaaattaaaaacagagaCAGATGTTATTTTTCGTAGCTGTGCGATAAATACAAAGCtgtttcactttttcttttttatatattttgtaatatatcacTTTTTGACGCTGCaattaatgtaatacaatatcTCGACTTTTCATGGTTTATGACATCgttgttgtaaaaaaataaaatattttatttcatttaattcattatttttagttaaatggTTTACTTTTTCAGCTTTATTCTGCATTTCCTATTGTGAAGTAGCGACATTTCtattttaaatgaagtattttatttcttcctaATTCCAGTTTGCTTAATGATGTTATATTATGAGTATTTAATTGAGGATAACCtatacgtttatttttattttgtagactAACTGTTACTtaatttatctaaaattgtaTTTGACTTTCGTTTAGAAAGAGCAcggcaccccgctagtacagcagtatgtcaacggatttacaacgttacgaacaggggttcaatttccctcggtaggctcagcagataacccgatgtgactcttctataaaaaaacacacacacacatagaaagGGCACGTTTTAGTTCTAGCGTATTAAGGCTTGTTCCAATATGGCTGAGATAGAAAATGGAATAAAACAGTCATTTAGAGTTGTCATTGTCAATTAAACTTTTATTCTCATACACATTTTTTGTGATTTATAAACTCATTATGTTTgagtatatttatgtattcacGTGTAGTTGCAATGAACGTTTTTGATCATCTTTCACATGCAGagctgtagtttgttttatattattttaatagtgttttaaaacagaatataaaatcgTAATACATCATTGAATGAAAAGTCAAAATGTATTTCAACTAATATTCGATTAAtgacgttttatttatttaaatgtagttatttttatttgtctgtgtgtttttttttctcatagcaaatcctcatcgggctatttgctgtgtctacgAAAGGGAATCGAACtactgattttaacattgtgaatcagtagacttaccgctgtatcagcagagggctttttgtttgtctttatatGTCCACTGGCAGGAGAGTGGTAAGTCTACAAACTCCGGGATTTGATTCACCGTGATGGACTCACCAGATAGATTGTTGTGgctttcatttaaaacaaacactagTCTGTACGTGTTTGGCTTTCTTGCTTTTATATTATTGGCTCGAAAACCATGGAACTGTCAAATGTAAAATGCACTGTtatgttcaatatatatatatatatatgcaatttaAGTAATAGGatgatatattgtttaaaaaagctacaacttctaattttattactatatatttagagaatgaattttacaatttttttctctGATTCATAAAAGAGTTTCTACTATGAACAAGCACAATCATGTTTTTCTTCTGCCATTCTGATGAAAAATTGTTTGATCGAGTCGCAAACTCGTTTCATTgtctttattataacattaaagatttcatttttagttttcttCTAAATACCTTACGTTTATACATAAAACGTGCTACAATTATTAAAAAGTCTGGAAAATAACTTACATTGAACTTTCAAATGAAGAGGATTGCTTACACCTTCGCCCTGTGTATTTGTTGCCCTGCAAGTATAACGCCCCCTGCTAAACCGGTTAACATTCTGTAGAACAAGAGATTGGTTACTAATTATCACACCTGCTGACGTATTCGTACTCAGCTCTTTCCTCTCAAACTCCCAACTCATATCTGTTATCCATGGATTTGCGATAATATCGCATTCAAAATAAACGTCATATCCTTCCTGTATGTGGGAATGTCTTAATTTACTCCCAAGACGAAGAGAAAGTATTGGgatatctgaaagaaaaaatagctgatgaaatatttttaataatacactAAAAAATCAAACTCTTTtctaaaatgacaataaatattacaattttataaacaaGATGCTTTAGGCACTtgagtaattaaataatacaatgttttgcCCCAATAAATGTAAATGTGCAAAGTTGTATTCAgttattagataaaaataataatgagttttttttttcatttatcctAATCCTTTTAATCACGAGTTTCTATATATATGATATTGTTATCCACTTTAAATATCTGACAATATAAAATCACATCACATAGTAAATTACTTTCTACatgacagaagaaaaaaaaaggtggtTGATAAGgacttttgtaattttaaatttgtttggtaaggacttcttaaaattaaaaataatttaaacgttGTCTTGGCAATAAATTAACTGTTAACTATCTTCTGATATTGCTATACAATTTAAAGGcgaatattttatattctaaacatACGATGTATTTCAAGTTTCCACCCATTTTCTATTGCACTATTAGCAATTTTGGGGTTTTCAGCTCGACATGAGAGGTATTTTCCACTGTCTTCTAGAGAAGGTTGGAATGTCAGGGTGCTAATAGAGACATTTCCGTTATGTGTGACCCAGTTTTTTGTTCGTTTAAGTTTCCTGTTTCCTTTCCACCAGGTAACTGTAGCAGGTGGTCTTGAACCTGATGTTCTACATTGCAGTTCTGTTAGTTTTCCAGAAGCGAGAGGCTCATAAGCACCATCTATATCCATTTGGATAGGTTTCACTAGGTAATATAAAGGAAATCATTTAAAAGTGCAATTAAAAACCTGCAATGTATCGTAAGACTATCATAAATCTGGATACACAGAGTCATTTGGTTAGAAAAGCAAATAGATCGCTTAAAATAAATTCCAATTTTTTCTTACGTATTGCATATCAACAACTAAATCAACTTAAGTAAAAAATCGAAATAAATTTATGAACATTATGTCCCcgtgtttactgtatataaaaaaatactaacaacaaatGGGATCACTACATTTAAAACAGCTATAAAAATTTCACATATATAACAGTATAGAAAAATTGTTTTCCGAAATCAAAACCTCATTTACggtgtaaaacaacaaaaaacttttaaaattaaatgacaTACAAAAAACATGGATCACATTTCTTGTAGtgattataatatatttcattactaGAGTAAAGTTAACAGTAAAGAATATGTGCAATGCCTACTTACAATTCATGTCGATTTTCACAGAAGCAGATACCGGaagagataaattattatttaaagcttCACAAGTGAAACTTGACATAAGGTCATTTCGTTGAAGAGCAGGCACATGAAGTTGGTTAAATGTGATTTGTTGTGGTGTTACTTCATAAGAATCATCAATAAGTTCAGAGTCTTTCCACCATGTTAAAGAAGGTTTTGGATTTCCTGAAAGATTGTGTTACATTTCTATAATATTATTGCTACCAAACGAAGATTAATATTTAACATCATTAACtgctaaaattttaaagtttgtcgttatttttaataatttcatttttcactGCAAACTTTCTAGTAGTCAAACAAAATGATGTTTTGGTTTTATTGAACTTTAGCACATGTAGCATTAATCATTTTCGAACCTTGCAGTTACATCATTTGTGAGACATTTTTTAGTGTTCGCTGTAGGATTCGAACTctaaattttagcgttttaagctcTCCAGTTTACAGTTGAGCAAAAAATAACTTACAGAACTATATACGAAGGTGGTTAAACCGTTTCGTGTACAAGTTGGTAAAGACTTTTCCTagttcattcattttttgtttcgtttaatttaatagttgaataaatatttatattatttatattatatccaAGAAAAAATATGCGACACAAAACAAAATGccaaaaaataaagatttcacTTTGCCCATTTGTACGTTTTTTAAGCaaataaagttataaagaaaacttTGTAATTCTAATGATTATCTCTTAACAATCAAGACATGGCATAACCAGATGGTTATGTCCGTGAGGACGTTAAAATGTGATATTAtattccacttttcgttgataaagagtagtccaaaagttggcggtgggtggtaatgattaactgccttccatccagtctttcatatagccctcatgtatctttgtgcgaaattcaaaagaaacaaagccTTAGCAATCACTTATCCTTTAAAAAGCTAATTCCACCAGGGAAATTTGAAAAAACTGATACATTAGGTGGATATTTCAATGTCCTATGTATCATTTTAAATCATCTATTCCCTAATGGAACAGCAATAAGTCCATGAACTTAGAACACTGAAATCAGGGGATCGGCTCCCCGGAGTGGATTCAGCAAATAGCCCAGTGTAGTTTTACTCCAAAAAAGAAATAATCTAATGTAGAAGGTCATATTAAAGGTATCTATAGATGAATATATTGCAACTGTCACTTGTTCTGTATAGTGCGTAATGTTCCATGTAATTTACTCAAAATACCCACCTCatgccattaaaaaaaacaatatgaacGCTATCgtgaaaagtataaaatatagttTCGAAATAAATTGTacgaaaatataattttcaaagaaGCTGTGATGAATTTTTtcgaagaaaataattttaagagatAATAAACTTCATTATAAACTTCTTTTTTAATAACCGTGATTTGTTTACTGTTTGCAAGAaaagaatacacaaaaaacaCTTCACTTTTCGACTGTTTACAAATTTGTTATTAAacgtaactaaacaaaataattagaatatattataGCAAACTGCAAATGTTAaggttattatattttacagtaacTGTAGAATTTACAATATCTTAAAGTTCTTAACTAGTTTAATATAAATAGACTAGTACACAAGAAAAAGAAAGACCATTCAACATAAATACGTTTGTGtccttatttataattaaacacaaagctacacaatgggttacttatgctatgctcaccacgggtaccgaaaccatatttatagcattataaattcGCATACTTATCGTTGTTTTACGGGAGggcttgaaaaatatataaaaaagtttcgGAATAAAAATTCTTAGTTTGATCGTATTATCAATGAAAGGTGATTTTTCTTAGTTAAGAACAGAACaagtaatgtgtgttttttttacaacaaagccacatcgggctatcttctgagccaaccgagggaaatcgaatcgctgatttctgcgttgtaaattcatagatttACCACTGTATTAGCGGAGGccaaagcaaataaaatatttatcttcccccccaaaaaaaataaCCATATTCAATGAACCTCtgctaaaactaaatattttaatcttacaattaaaagtttaaaaacaaacatgtctTAGCAGATTATACTAATCCGTAATTAtcattatatcaaaaataaaaatgcaaaagtGTAATCTGTTCCAGATGAGTTTGAATCCATTATCACgcataacaaaatgaaacataaatgatCCATTTCATTGATTCTCTTCTTAGCCCTCATCATAGTTAAGTTGAAAGAAtgctattgttatatttttaacaaaaaagaaattaaggtaattAGATTAAAGAGCGTTcagatttatattgttaaaaagaaacactTATTATCTTATTAGGTTTTATttgcaaaatttaatatatattaacttcCGATAAAGtagtaacattgttattataaactattgaaatgttttgtaaattattttaagcgGCCCTTGAAATTGCAGTAATTATATCTTGaacaacatttaattattatGCTAGAACAGTACACACACTTGTGAATGCAAAGAAGCGGGCTGATGTGTAATAAGCTAGGATATACATATTATGTTTCTAAAGTTCAAGTTTAGTAGAACTaataatcttttgttttgtttttgaatttcgcgcaaagctactcgagggctatctgtgctagccgtccctaatttagcagtgtaagactagagggaaagcagctagtcatcaccacccaccgccaactcttgggctactcttttaccaacgaatagtgggattgaccgcacttataacgcccccacggctgaaatggcgagcatgtttggtgcgacggtgatgcgaacccgcgaccctcagattaccagtcgcacgccttaacccacttggccatgccgggccaactaatAATAATCTAACAAGGAAcgaaaatttagttaattttgagTCTTATCATTAAAATTCCAATATAATATCAGGATTgttgctaaattaaaaaaaaaaagatatattacttaatgaaactataaaattgtttccaaattatttttattagaaaaaggATTTGTGCTAAATATTTAGTGTGTAGCGTATATGCAAATACCTgagtatgttacattaaaattatatgagCTGGTTACCGTAGTTACAGTCCATGCTACTACGTCggaacatgtcttatctgatgacaTTAGATCTTGACAGTAACCTTGCGAAATATGTTCCATGGGAAAAAGCTTGATCTTAAAGTTTGCATATCCAAAGCTCACTACTCCTCCATGTTtgctttctgttttgttttgtttttgtttttttggaatttcgcacaaagctactcgagggctatctgtgctagccgtccctaatttagcagtgtaaaactagagggaaggcagctagtcatcaccacccaccgccaactcttgggctactcttttaccaacgaatagtgggattgaccgtcacattttcgcccccacggctgggagggcgagcatgttttgcgcgacacgggcgcgaacccgcgaccctcagattacgagtcgcacgccttacgcgcttggccatgccaggccctgtttGCTTTCTATAAGTcatatatactaaaataaaatggtttttatTGCCTCTTTTAATATTCAGATGGCAAACAATCCTGTCGGGGATTAATTAATATACTTTCGTACGGAATACCATAGGTACCTACTTCATTTTATAGCTTATTGAGGTATGTAATATGTTCAGCGCATATTTTATAgaacttgtttgtgtgtttgtttgtttttgaacttcgcacaaagctactccagggctatctgtgctagccgtccctaatttagtagtgtaagactagatggaaggcagctagtcatcaccacccaccgccaactcttgggctactcttttaccaacaagtagtgggattgaccgtcacattattacgcccccacggctgaaagggagagcatgcttggcgcgacggggatgcaaacccgcaactctcagattacgagtcgctcgccttaacacgcttggccatgccgggtcttttgtAGAACTAACATTTATGCAGGAGTAGCTTACATCGCTTTTCCAGTTTACAAGTTTTAAACGTGGAAAACTTTTACCCCTGATCATTTTACTCATAAAGTTTCATTTATCTCATGACATCGCGTTTTTATACCTAAAGTTGAAGTACGATTTGATACAAAACTTTTGGATTAGCCCAAAGTTTCAGGTTCTTTCATCTCACGTAgattttccaatgtcattaattACAATGGATATTCTAATCATGGAAAATTTAAAACTTCGATCTAAACATGTCTTACTGATCTGTTTGTACAAAATTTTTTTATCGAAAGTGGCTGTTACATTCCCTTCTCAAAAGCAATATCTTTTTTTACTTGctgatttacaaattaaaaatccttttaatataacgtggaaaatgtttcatatttttatttaatttcatgtcATTTCATTGCGCATTTATGTAGATAATATCGTATATTTATTGTAATCAGGGAATTCATGTAGAGCATGAAAATAAACATAGTTATTGGAGTTGCGTGCAACTGTAATTTACtaaatgtaaatacaaataaGCAACTTTGTAACTCCAGTATAGAATTAGTGTGCATAcagcaatgtattttattaatgtattaatatctattattacaaatgataaaaGCAATAACTTAATGCGTAtaccagaaaacaaaacaattacataaaacaactttccacaaaactttcaattgtaataaatgtagtactataattacacgtGCATTGTAACaattaatacagttattttgCTACTGTacgataaatatttttcaattcgAGAAGCAGTATGAAT
Above is a genomic segment from Tachypleus tridentatus isolate NWPU-2018 chromosome 11, ASM421037v1, whole genome shotgun sequence containing:
- the LOC143232189 gene encoding nephrin-like isoform X2; this encodes MITVHYLLAVCAVTYHCFIHCFGQQTVPPNKPRITDEKGEVILNVAGPYNEGDRLVLLCESEGGNPKPSLTWWKDSELIDDSYEVTPQQITFNQLHVPALQRNDLMSSFTCEALNNNLSLPVSASVKIDMNLKPIQMDIDGAYEPLASGKLTELQCRTSGSRPPATVTWWKGNRKLKRTKNWVTHNGNVSISTLTFQPSLEDSGKYLSCRAENPKIANSAIENGWKLEIHHIPILSLRLGSKLRHSHIQEGYDVYFECDIIANPWITDMSWEFERKELSTNTSAGVIISNQSLVLQNVNRFSRGRYTCRATNTQGEGVSNPLHLKVQFAPVCRNSQKSIYGAARHETVKIFCDVAADPTDVKFQWRFNNTKEVLDVTTFENKETRSIATFSPRADGDYGTILCWGKNSVGTQKKPCVFKLVPAGPPDAVANCSLQNQTEHSIELECSEAYNGGLSQHFVMEVHDTTLQKLRANISSPEARFRATGLPPGTKFVVIVYAVNAKGRSNALVLRTSTLAAPQKQSHRETVWQMNFSPVLVILVAIVAGLVLVTCIIVVGIKAKAKYRRPEDTRSTKTNVQDGNDVVNNRKPNGLSETFTNWEPVDSEKVPASIPLLLQAPPASPSLSESSGTTEAATYEQRLRRNDNNVKVIGLNGKALESGIQNTHV